From a single Ailuropoda melanoleuca isolate Jingjing chromosome 12, ASM200744v2, whole genome shotgun sequence genomic region:
- the PLEKHG4 gene encoding puratrophin-1 isoform X5 encodes MMEGPPEGGDESPDSQGHATDWRFAVCSFRDAWDEEEPIPHVQVKDPKPPRPTAGTAQGEGLQGRPLPREPQSPPGQMAVDGLGDGQGCTLGGSSLQLEEPTPSGVESLLCPMSSRLSLAQGESDSQGGGLARDHIPSRLMPPARLDPVDLGGSLSETSSELLEADPSGSGLPKPADDLLAQDLAWELLASGMATLPGTRDVEGRAVLILCADSPAWLHPKCSDRELIRLLLYLCGIPRPEVQAMGLTVLVDARVCSPSSSLFWGLSQLQEAAPGSVYQVLLLGKMPEEVPSRLQVLSHFGQGWRWAVSSVGLGHHLLSWQLQQLPSHQSLLNHVSTSGLPAPMGGGLPYCHQAWLDFRMRLEALLQSCQEVCALLQGAIESMKSVPQPMESGEVGRLLQQARVLMQHVLDSPRLAWLQCQGGLELAWLKQEIPEVTLSPDYRPAVDEADELYGRVDGLLHQLTLQSNRRVQALELVQTLEAQEGGLHQIEVWLQQVGWPVLEELREPSLDMLLHAQGPFQELDQVAQEQVRRGEKFLQPLAGWEAAELGPAGARFLALQAQLTDFSRALARRRRRLADAEKLSYFFKQALTWAEEGQRVLAELEQEHPGVVLQRLQLHWTKHPDLPPAHFRKMWALATGLGSEGIRQECRWAWARCQDTWLALDQKLEAALKPSLTTTTTTTGSTASLCVSHVPAASATPPLRKAYSLDQNLGQSLREPAHHCHHAATAPACHRPEAGGGAQPGSSLAMPPPSSSDPRSPSRLQLVLAEMVATEREYVRALDYTMENYFPELDRPDVPQGLRGQRAHLFGNLEKLRDFHYHFFLHELEACTQHPSRVAYAFLRHRVQFGMYALYSKNKPRSDALMTSFGHAFFKDKQQMLGDHLDLASYLLKPIQRMGKYALLLQELARACGGAVQELSALRAAQSLVRFQLRHGNDLLAMDAIQGCDVNLKEQGQLVRQDEFMVRSGRRKSLRRVFLFEELLLFSKPRRGPTGTDTFAYKRSFKLPRTQRSHPSAHQPVDPVGLTAAMCQGRPLAEVLRTCPVSEPGLEGRQWIQQLLLQETSPLSGSAVTRVWLLPGPPPAHMYCPIDCSF; translated from the exons atgatGGAAGGGCCACCAGAGGGTGGGGATGAGTCTCCGGACTCCCAGGGACATGCCACTGACTGGAGGTTTGCTGTGTGCagcttcagggatgcctgggatGAAGAGGAACCTATTCCCCACGTGCAGGTTAAGGACCCCAAACCTCCGAGACCAACAGCAGGGACAGCCCAGGGAGAAGGGCTGCAGGGCAGGCCCCTGCCTAGGGAGCCTCAGTCACCCCCAGGACAGATGGCTGTAGATGGGTTGGGGGATGGCCAGGGTTGCACATTAGGAGGTTCCTCACTCCAGTTAGAGGAACCAACCCCCTCTGGAGTGGAGAGCCTTCTGTGCCCGATGTCCTCCCGCCTCAGCCTCGCACAGGGTGAGAGTGATAGTCAAGGGGGAGGCTTGGCGAGGGACCACATTCCAAGCAGATTAATGCCACCAGCCCGCCTTGATCCTGTGGACCTGGGAGGCTCATTATCTGAGACATCCTCGGAGCTCCTGGAGGCAG ACCCCAGTGGATCTGGCCTCCCTAAGCCTGCTGATGACCTCCTGGCCCAAGACCTTGCCTGGGAGCTGCTGGCCAGTGGCATGGCTACCCTGCCAG GGACTCGGGATGTAGAAGGCCGGGCAGTGCTGATTCTGTGTGCCGATAGCCCCGCCTGGCTTCACCCCAAGTGCAGTGACCGTGAACTCATCCGCCTCCTGCTCTATTTGTGTGGCATCCCCAG GCCTGAAGTACAGGCCATGGGACTTACTGTGCTGGTGGATGCCCGAGTTTGTTCCCCAAGCTCTTCCCTCTTCTGGGGGCTCAGCCAGCTGCAA GAAGCAGCCCCAGGGTCAGTGTACCAGGTGCTGCTACTGGGAAAGATGCCAGAGGAGGTGCCTTCCAGGCTGCAGGTACTGAGCCATTTTGGCCAGGGGTGGAGATGGGCTGTATCCTCAGTAGGCCTAGGTCACCACCTTCTTTCCTGGCAGCTGCAGCAGCTGCCCTCTCATCAGAGCCTGCTGAACCACGTCTCCACCTCCGGGTTGCCAGCTCCAATGGGCGGAGGCCTGCCTTACTGCCACCAGGCCTGGCTGGACTTCCGGATG CGTCTGGAAGCCCTACTGCAGAGCTGCCAGGAGGTTTGTGCCCTGCTCCAGGGGGCCATCGAGAGCATGAAGTCTGTGCCCCAGCCCATGGAGTCTGGG GAAGTTGGTCGGCTGTTACAGCAGGCACGGGTCCTGATGCAGCACGTGCTAGACTCACCACGGCTAGCATGGCTACAATGCCAGGGGGGGTTGGAGCTGGCATGGCTGAAGCAAGAGATCCCAGAGGTGACCCTGAGTCCAGACTACAG GCCAGCAGTGGATGAGGCTGATGAACTCTATGGCCGTGTAGATGGACTGCTGCACCAGTTGACCCTCCAGAGTAACCGGCGAGTACAGGCACTAGAGTTGGTCCAGACTCTGGAGGCGCAGGAGGGTGGACTGCACCAG ATTGAAGTGTGGCTGCAGCAGGTGGGCTGGCCAGTACTTGAGGAGCTAAGGGAGCCCTCACTGGACATGCTGCTCCACGCCCAAGGTCCTTTTCAGGAGTTGGACCAGGTTGCCCAG GAGCAGGTCAGGCGAGGGGAGAAGTTTCTACAGCCCCTGGCTGGCTGGGAGGCTGCTGAGCTGGGCCCCGCTGGGGCCCGCTTTCTGGCCCTGCAAGCCCAGCTGACTGACTTCTCCAGGGCTTTggcccggcggcggcggcgcctgGCAGATGCTGAGAAGCTATCTTATTTTTTCAAGCAG GCCTTGACCTGGGCTGAGGAGGGGCAGCGGGTGTTGGCAGAGCTGGAGCAGGAGCACCCAGGCGTCGTGCTGCAACGGCTGCAGCTGCATTGGACCAAGCACCCTGACTTGCCTCCTGCCCACTTCCGAAAAATGTGGGCTCTGGCCACAGGGTTGGGTTCTGAAGGCATCCGCCAGGAGTGCCGCTGGGCCTGGGCACGATGTCAAGACACCTGGCTGGCCCTGGACCAGAAGCTAGAGGCCGCACTGAAGCCATCACTGACCACGACCACGACCACGACGGGCAGCACGGCTAGCCTGTGTGTCAGCCATGTCCCAGCTGCATCTGCCACCCCTCCCCTGAGGAAGGCATACAGCCTTGATCAGAATTTGGGGCAGAGTCTCAGAGAGCCTGCCCACCACTGCCACCATGCGGCCACTGCGCCTGCCTGCCACAgaccagaggctggagggggtGCCCAGCCAGGGTCATCCCTTGCCATGCCTCCACCAAGCAGCTCTgaccccaggagccccagcag GCTCCAGCTGGTGCTGGCGGAGATGGTGGCTACAGAGCGGGAGTATGTCCGTGCTCTTGACTACACCATGGAGAACTACTTCCCTGAGCTGGATCGCCCCGATGTGCCCCAGGGCCTCCGTGGCCAGCGCGCCCATCTCTTTGGCAACCTGGAGAAGCTGCGGGACTTCCACTATCATTTCTTCCTGCATGAGCTGGAGGCCTGTACCCAGCACCCATCCCGGGTAGCCTATGCCTTCCTGCGCCAC AGGGTGCAGTTTGGGATGTATGCACTCTACAGCAAGAATAAACCTCGCTCCGATGCCCTGATGACCAGCTTCGGTCACGCCTTCTTCAAG GACAAGCAACAAATGCTGGGGGACCACCTGGATTTGGCGTCCTACCTGCTGAAGCCCATCCAGCGCATGGGCAAGTACGCACTGCTGCTACAGGAACTGGCACGGGCCTGCGGGGGGGCCGTGCAGGAGCTGAGTGCCCTGCGGGCCGCCCAGAGCCTCGTGCGCTTCCAGCTGCGACACGGCAATGACCTGCTGGCCATGGACGCCATTCAGGGCTGTGAC GTTAACCTCAAGGAACAGGGGCAGCTGGTGCGACAGGATGAGTTCATGGTGCGCAGTGGACGCCGTAAGTCCTTGCGCCGTGTTTTTCTCTTTGAGGAGCTGCTGCTCTTCAGCAAGCCTCGCCGAGGACCCACAGGCACCGACACATTTGCCTACAAGCGTTCCTTCAAG CTCCCGAGGACTCAGAGGTCTCATCCCAGTGCCCATCAGCCAGTGGATCCAGTGGGTCTGACAGCAGCTATGTGTCAGGGCAGGCCCTTGGCAGAGGTCTTGAGGACCTGTCCTGT GTCTGAGCCCGGGCTAGAAGGCAGGCAGTGGATCCAGCAGCTTTTGCTCCAAGAAACATCACCTCTCTCAGGATCTGCTGTGACCAGAGTGTGGCTGCTGCCTGGGCCACCTCCAGCCCACATGTACTGCCCTATTGACTGCTCTTTCTGA
- the PLEKHG4 gene encoding puratrophin-1 isoform X3 — MMEGPPEGGDESPDSQGHATDWRFAVCSFRDAWDEEEPIPHVQVKDPKPPRPTAGTAQGEGLQGRPLPREPQSPPGQMAVDGLGDGQGCTLGGSSLQLEEPTPSGVESLLCPMSSRLSLAQGESDSQGGGLARDHIPSRLMPPARLDPVDLGGSLSETSSELLEADPSGSGLPKPADDLLAQDLAWELLASGMATLPGTRDVEGRAVLILCADSPAWLHPKCSDRELIRLLLYLCGIPRPEVQAMGLTVLVDARVCSPSSSLFWGLSQLQEAAPGSVYQVLLLGKMPEEVPSRLQVLSHFGQGWRWAVSSVGLGHHLLSWQLQQLPSHQSLLNHVSTSGLPAPMGGGLPYCHQAWLDFRMRLEALLQSCQEVCALLQGAIESMKSVPQPMESGEVGRLLQQARVLMQHVLDSPRLAWLQCQGGLELAWLKQEIPEVTLSPDYRPAVDEADELYGRVDGLLHQLTLQSNRRVQALELVQTLEAQEGGLHQIEVWLQQVGWPVLEELREPSLDMLLHAQGPFQELDQVAQEQVRRGEKFLQPLAGWEAAELGPAGARFLALQAQLTDFSRALARRRRRLADAEKLSYFFKQALTWAEEGQRVLAELEQEHPGVVLQRLQLHWTKHPDLPPAHFRKMWALATGLGSEGIRQECRWAWARCQDTWLALDQKLEAALKPSLTTTTTTTGSTASLCVSHVPAASATPPLRKAYSLDQNLGQSLREPAHHCHHAATAPACHRPEAGGGAQPGSSLAMPPPSSSDPRSPSRLQLVLAEMVATEREYVRALDYTMENYFPELDRPDVPQGLRGQRAHLFGNLEKLRDFHYHFFLHELEACTQHPSRVAYAFLRHRVQFGMYALYSKNKPRSDALMTSFGHAFFKDKQQMLGDHLDLASYLLKPIQRMGKYALLLQELARACGGAVQELSALRAAQSLVRFQLRHGNDLLAMDAIQGCDVNLKEQGQLVRQDEFMVRSGRRKSLRRVFLFEELLLFSKPRRGPTGTDTFAYKRSFKMADLGLTECCGESNLRFEIWFRRRKARDTFVLQAASLATKQAWTADISRLLWRQAIHNKEVRMAEMVSMGVGNKAFRDIAPNEEAINDRTVNYVLKCREVRSRASIAVAPFDCDSPYLGALSSLPEDPASCSVLGSLNLHLYRDPALLGLRWPLYSPSFPEEAALEAEVELGSQLSLTPEDSEVSSQCPSASGSSGSDSSYVSGQALGRGLEDLSCV, encoded by the exons atgatGGAAGGGCCACCAGAGGGTGGGGATGAGTCTCCGGACTCCCAGGGACATGCCACTGACTGGAGGTTTGCTGTGTGCagcttcagggatgcctgggatGAAGAGGAACCTATTCCCCACGTGCAGGTTAAGGACCCCAAACCTCCGAGACCAACAGCAGGGACAGCCCAGGGAGAAGGGCTGCAGGGCAGGCCCCTGCCTAGGGAGCCTCAGTCACCCCCAGGACAGATGGCTGTAGATGGGTTGGGGGATGGCCAGGGTTGCACATTAGGAGGTTCCTCACTCCAGTTAGAGGAACCAACCCCCTCTGGAGTGGAGAGCCTTCTGTGCCCGATGTCCTCCCGCCTCAGCCTCGCACAGGGTGAGAGTGATAGTCAAGGGGGAGGCTTGGCGAGGGACCACATTCCAAGCAGATTAATGCCACCAGCCCGCCTTGATCCTGTGGACCTGGGAGGCTCATTATCTGAGACATCCTCGGAGCTCCTGGAGGCAG ACCCCAGTGGATCTGGCCTCCCTAAGCCTGCTGATGACCTCCTGGCCCAAGACCTTGCCTGGGAGCTGCTGGCCAGTGGCATGGCTACCCTGCCAG GGACTCGGGATGTAGAAGGCCGGGCAGTGCTGATTCTGTGTGCCGATAGCCCCGCCTGGCTTCACCCCAAGTGCAGTGACCGTGAACTCATCCGCCTCCTGCTCTATTTGTGTGGCATCCCCAG GCCTGAAGTACAGGCCATGGGACTTACTGTGCTGGTGGATGCCCGAGTTTGTTCCCCAAGCTCTTCCCTCTTCTGGGGGCTCAGCCAGCTGCAA GAAGCAGCCCCAGGGTCAGTGTACCAGGTGCTGCTACTGGGAAAGATGCCAGAGGAGGTGCCTTCCAGGCTGCAGGTACTGAGCCATTTTGGCCAGGGGTGGAGATGGGCTGTATCCTCAGTAGGCCTAGGTCACCACCTTCTTTCCTGGCAGCTGCAGCAGCTGCCCTCTCATCAGAGCCTGCTGAACCACGTCTCCACCTCCGGGTTGCCAGCTCCAATGGGCGGAGGCCTGCCTTACTGCCACCAGGCCTGGCTGGACTTCCGGATG CGTCTGGAAGCCCTACTGCAGAGCTGCCAGGAGGTTTGTGCCCTGCTCCAGGGGGCCATCGAGAGCATGAAGTCTGTGCCCCAGCCCATGGAGTCTGGG GAAGTTGGTCGGCTGTTACAGCAGGCACGGGTCCTGATGCAGCACGTGCTAGACTCACCACGGCTAGCATGGCTACAATGCCAGGGGGGGTTGGAGCTGGCATGGCTGAAGCAAGAGATCCCAGAGGTGACCCTGAGTCCAGACTACAG GCCAGCAGTGGATGAGGCTGATGAACTCTATGGCCGTGTAGATGGACTGCTGCACCAGTTGACCCTCCAGAGTAACCGGCGAGTACAGGCACTAGAGTTGGTCCAGACTCTGGAGGCGCAGGAGGGTGGACTGCACCAG ATTGAAGTGTGGCTGCAGCAGGTGGGCTGGCCAGTACTTGAGGAGCTAAGGGAGCCCTCACTGGACATGCTGCTCCACGCCCAAGGTCCTTTTCAGGAGTTGGACCAGGTTGCCCAG GAGCAGGTCAGGCGAGGGGAGAAGTTTCTACAGCCCCTGGCTGGCTGGGAGGCTGCTGAGCTGGGCCCCGCTGGGGCCCGCTTTCTGGCCCTGCAAGCCCAGCTGACTGACTTCTCCAGGGCTTTggcccggcggcggcggcgcctgGCAGATGCTGAGAAGCTATCTTATTTTTTCAAGCAG GCCTTGACCTGGGCTGAGGAGGGGCAGCGGGTGTTGGCAGAGCTGGAGCAGGAGCACCCAGGCGTCGTGCTGCAACGGCTGCAGCTGCATTGGACCAAGCACCCTGACTTGCCTCCTGCCCACTTCCGAAAAATGTGGGCTCTGGCCACAGGGTTGGGTTCTGAAGGCATCCGCCAGGAGTGCCGCTGGGCCTGGGCACGATGTCAAGACACCTGGCTGGCCCTGGACCAGAAGCTAGAGGCCGCACTGAAGCCATCACTGACCACGACCACGACCACGACGGGCAGCACGGCTAGCCTGTGTGTCAGCCATGTCCCAGCTGCATCTGCCACCCCTCCCCTGAGGAAGGCATACAGCCTTGATCAGAATTTGGGGCAGAGTCTCAGAGAGCCTGCCCACCACTGCCACCATGCGGCCACTGCGCCTGCCTGCCACAgaccagaggctggagggggtGCCCAGCCAGGGTCATCCCTTGCCATGCCTCCACCAAGCAGCTCTgaccccaggagccccagcag GCTCCAGCTGGTGCTGGCGGAGATGGTGGCTACAGAGCGGGAGTATGTCCGTGCTCTTGACTACACCATGGAGAACTACTTCCCTGAGCTGGATCGCCCCGATGTGCCCCAGGGCCTCCGTGGCCAGCGCGCCCATCTCTTTGGCAACCTGGAGAAGCTGCGGGACTTCCACTATCATTTCTTCCTGCATGAGCTGGAGGCCTGTACCCAGCACCCATCCCGGGTAGCCTATGCCTTCCTGCGCCAC AGGGTGCAGTTTGGGATGTATGCACTCTACAGCAAGAATAAACCTCGCTCCGATGCCCTGATGACCAGCTTCGGTCACGCCTTCTTCAAG GACAAGCAACAAATGCTGGGGGACCACCTGGATTTGGCGTCCTACCTGCTGAAGCCCATCCAGCGCATGGGCAAGTACGCACTGCTGCTACAGGAACTGGCACGGGCCTGCGGGGGGGCCGTGCAGGAGCTGAGTGCCCTGCGGGCCGCCCAGAGCCTCGTGCGCTTCCAGCTGCGACACGGCAATGACCTGCTGGCCATGGACGCCATTCAGGGCTGTGAC GTTAACCTCAAGGAACAGGGGCAGCTGGTGCGACAGGATGAGTTCATGGTGCGCAGTGGACGCCGTAAGTCCTTGCGCCGTGTTTTTCTCTTTGAGGAGCTGCTGCTCTTCAGCAAGCCTCGCCGAGGACCCACAGGCACCGACACATTTGCCTACAAGCGTTCCTTCAAG ATGGCAGACCTGGGCCTCACTGAGTGCTGTGGGGAGAGCAACCTGCGGTTTGAGATCTGGTTCCGCCGTCGCAAGGCCAGGGACACCTTTGTGCTGCAGGCTGCTAGCTTGGCCACCAAGCAGGCTTGGACAGCTGACATTTCTCGTCTGCTCTGGAGGCAGGCCATCCACAACAAGG AGGTGCGCATGGCTGAGATGGTGTCCATGGGTGTGGGGAACAAGGCCTTCCGGGACATCGCCCCCAACGAGGAAGCCATCAATGACCGCACTGTCAACTACGTCCTAAAGTGCCGAG AAGTTCGTTCTCGGGCCTCTATTGCTGTGGCCCCGTTTGACTGTGACAGCCCCTACCTGGGGGCCTTGAGTTCCCTTCCTGAAGACCCTGCCTCTTGTTCTGTACTGGGGTCCCTCAACCTGCACCTGTACAGAGACCCGGCTCTTCTGGGACTCCGCTGGCCCCTGTATTCTCCCAGCTTCCCAGAGGAAGCAGCACTGGAGGCTGAAGTGGAGCTGGGCAGTCAGCTGTCTTTGA CTCCCGAGGACTCAGAGGTCTCATCCCAGTGCCCATCAGCCAGTGGATCCAGTGGGTCTGACAGCAGCTATGTGTCAGGGCAGGCCCTTGGCAGAGGTCTTGAGGACCTGTCCTGT GTCTGA
- the PLEKHG4 gene encoding puratrophin-1 isoform X6 encodes MMEGPPEGGDESPDSQGHATDWRFAVCSFRDAWDEEEPIPHVQVKDPKPPRPTAGTAQGEGLQGRPLPREPQSPPGQMAVDGLGDGQGCTLGGSSLQLEEPTPSGVESLLCPMSSRLSLAQGESDSQGGGLARDHIPSRLMPPARLDPVDLGGSLSETSSELLEADPSGSGLPKPADDLLAQDLAWELLASGMATLPGTRDVEGRAVLILCADSPAWLHPKCSDRELIRLLLYLCGIPRPEVQAMGLTVLVDARVCSPSSSLFWGLSQLQEAAPGSVYQVLLLGKMPEEVPSRLQVLSHFGQGWRWAVSSVGLGHHLLSWQLQQLPSHQSLLNHVSTSGLPAPMGGGLPYCHQAWLDFRMRLEALLQSCQEVCALLQGAIESMKSVPQPMESGEVGRLLQQARVLMQHVLDSPRLAWLQCQGGLELAWLKQEIPEVTLSPDYRPAVDEADELYGRVDGLLHQLTLQSNRRVQALELVQTLEAQEGGLHQIEVWLQQVGWPVLEELREPSLDMLLHAQGPFQELDQVAQEQVRRGEKFLQPLAGWEAAELGPAGARFLALQAQLTDFSRALARRRRRLADAEKLSYFFKQALTWAEEGQRVLAELEQEHPGVVLQRLQLHWTKHPDLPPAHFRKMWALATGLGSEGIRQECRWAWARCQDTWLALDQKLEAALKPSLTTTTTTTGSTASLCVSHVPAASATPPLRKAYSLDQNLGQSLREPAHHCHHAATAPACHRPEAGGGAQPGSSLAMPPPSSSDPRSPSRLQLVLAEMVATEREYVRALDYTMENYFPELDRPDVPQGLRGQRAHLFGNLEKLRDFHYHFFLHELEACTQHPSRVAYAFLRHRVQFGMYALYSKNKPRSDALMTSFGHAFFKDKQQMLGDHLDLASYLLKPIQRMGKYALLLQELARACGGAVQELSALRAAQSLVRFQLRHGNDLLAMDAIQGCDVNLKEQGQLVRQDEFMVRSGRRKSLRRVFLFEELLLFSKPRRGPTGTDTFAYKRSFKRCAWLRWCPWVWGTRPSGTSPPTRKPSMTALSTTS; translated from the exons atgatGGAAGGGCCACCAGAGGGTGGGGATGAGTCTCCGGACTCCCAGGGACATGCCACTGACTGGAGGTTTGCTGTGTGCagcttcagggatgcctgggatGAAGAGGAACCTATTCCCCACGTGCAGGTTAAGGACCCCAAACCTCCGAGACCAACAGCAGGGACAGCCCAGGGAGAAGGGCTGCAGGGCAGGCCCCTGCCTAGGGAGCCTCAGTCACCCCCAGGACAGATGGCTGTAGATGGGTTGGGGGATGGCCAGGGTTGCACATTAGGAGGTTCCTCACTCCAGTTAGAGGAACCAACCCCCTCTGGAGTGGAGAGCCTTCTGTGCCCGATGTCCTCCCGCCTCAGCCTCGCACAGGGTGAGAGTGATAGTCAAGGGGGAGGCTTGGCGAGGGACCACATTCCAAGCAGATTAATGCCACCAGCCCGCCTTGATCCTGTGGACCTGGGAGGCTCATTATCTGAGACATCCTCGGAGCTCCTGGAGGCAG ACCCCAGTGGATCTGGCCTCCCTAAGCCTGCTGATGACCTCCTGGCCCAAGACCTTGCCTGGGAGCTGCTGGCCAGTGGCATGGCTACCCTGCCAG GGACTCGGGATGTAGAAGGCCGGGCAGTGCTGATTCTGTGTGCCGATAGCCCCGCCTGGCTTCACCCCAAGTGCAGTGACCGTGAACTCATCCGCCTCCTGCTCTATTTGTGTGGCATCCCCAG GCCTGAAGTACAGGCCATGGGACTTACTGTGCTGGTGGATGCCCGAGTTTGTTCCCCAAGCTCTTCCCTCTTCTGGGGGCTCAGCCAGCTGCAA GAAGCAGCCCCAGGGTCAGTGTACCAGGTGCTGCTACTGGGAAAGATGCCAGAGGAGGTGCCTTCCAGGCTGCAGGTACTGAGCCATTTTGGCCAGGGGTGGAGATGGGCTGTATCCTCAGTAGGCCTAGGTCACCACCTTCTTTCCTGGCAGCTGCAGCAGCTGCCCTCTCATCAGAGCCTGCTGAACCACGTCTCCACCTCCGGGTTGCCAGCTCCAATGGGCGGAGGCCTGCCTTACTGCCACCAGGCCTGGCTGGACTTCCGGATG CGTCTGGAAGCCCTACTGCAGAGCTGCCAGGAGGTTTGTGCCCTGCTCCAGGGGGCCATCGAGAGCATGAAGTCTGTGCCCCAGCCCATGGAGTCTGGG GAAGTTGGTCGGCTGTTACAGCAGGCACGGGTCCTGATGCAGCACGTGCTAGACTCACCACGGCTAGCATGGCTACAATGCCAGGGGGGGTTGGAGCTGGCATGGCTGAAGCAAGAGATCCCAGAGGTGACCCTGAGTCCAGACTACAG GCCAGCAGTGGATGAGGCTGATGAACTCTATGGCCGTGTAGATGGACTGCTGCACCAGTTGACCCTCCAGAGTAACCGGCGAGTACAGGCACTAGAGTTGGTCCAGACTCTGGAGGCGCAGGAGGGTGGACTGCACCAG ATTGAAGTGTGGCTGCAGCAGGTGGGCTGGCCAGTACTTGAGGAGCTAAGGGAGCCCTCACTGGACATGCTGCTCCACGCCCAAGGTCCTTTTCAGGAGTTGGACCAGGTTGCCCAG GAGCAGGTCAGGCGAGGGGAGAAGTTTCTACAGCCCCTGGCTGGCTGGGAGGCTGCTGAGCTGGGCCCCGCTGGGGCCCGCTTTCTGGCCCTGCAAGCCCAGCTGACTGACTTCTCCAGGGCTTTggcccggcggcggcggcgcctgGCAGATGCTGAGAAGCTATCTTATTTTTTCAAGCAG GCCTTGACCTGGGCTGAGGAGGGGCAGCGGGTGTTGGCAGAGCTGGAGCAGGAGCACCCAGGCGTCGTGCTGCAACGGCTGCAGCTGCATTGGACCAAGCACCCTGACTTGCCTCCTGCCCACTTCCGAAAAATGTGGGCTCTGGCCACAGGGTTGGGTTCTGAAGGCATCCGCCAGGAGTGCCGCTGGGCCTGGGCACGATGTCAAGACACCTGGCTGGCCCTGGACCAGAAGCTAGAGGCCGCACTGAAGCCATCACTGACCACGACCACGACCACGACGGGCAGCACGGCTAGCCTGTGTGTCAGCCATGTCCCAGCTGCATCTGCCACCCCTCCCCTGAGGAAGGCATACAGCCTTGATCAGAATTTGGGGCAGAGTCTCAGAGAGCCTGCCCACCACTGCCACCATGCGGCCACTGCGCCTGCCTGCCACAgaccagaggctggagggggtGCCCAGCCAGGGTCATCCCTTGCCATGCCTCCACCAAGCAGCTCTgaccccaggagccccagcag GCTCCAGCTGGTGCTGGCGGAGATGGTGGCTACAGAGCGGGAGTATGTCCGTGCTCTTGACTACACCATGGAGAACTACTTCCCTGAGCTGGATCGCCCCGATGTGCCCCAGGGCCTCCGTGGCCAGCGCGCCCATCTCTTTGGCAACCTGGAGAAGCTGCGGGACTTCCACTATCATTTCTTCCTGCATGAGCTGGAGGCCTGTACCCAGCACCCATCCCGGGTAGCCTATGCCTTCCTGCGCCAC AGGGTGCAGTTTGGGATGTATGCACTCTACAGCAAGAATAAACCTCGCTCCGATGCCCTGATGACCAGCTTCGGTCACGCCTTCTTCAAG GACAAGCAACAAATGCTGGGGGACCACCTGGATTTGGCGTCCTACCTGCTGAAGCCCATCCAGCGCATGGGCAAGTACGCACTGCTGCTACAGGAACTGGCACGGGCCTGCGGGGGGGCCGTGCAGGAGCTGAGTGCCCTGCGGGCCGCCCAGAGCCTCGTGCGCTTCCAGCTGCGACACGGCAATGACCTGCTGGCCATGGACGCCATTCAGGGCTGTGAC GTTAACCTCAAGGAACAGGGGCAGCTGGTGCGACAGGATGAGTTCATGGTGCGCAGTGGACGCCGTAAGTCCTTGCGCCGTGTTTTTCTCTTTGAGGAGCTGCTGCTCTTCAGCAAGCCTCGCCGAGGACCCACAGGCACCGACACATTTGCCTACAAGCGTTCCTTCAAG AGGTGCGCATGGCTGAGATGGTGTCCATGGGTGTGGGGAACAAGGCCTTCCGGGACATCGCCCCCAACGAGGAAGCCATCAATGACCGCACTGTCAACTACGTCCTAA